Proteins encoded within one genomic window of Streptomyces taklimakanensis:
- a CDS encoding Rad52/Rad22 family DNA repair protein, with protein sequence MTDTVDPQSLLTKEQLDYLLQGIHPGRVKRDGKGFSHVEAWDIRRTLIRVFGFGGYDVRLTDLELVHQHGEQRRKEYGDPYTAWTVIYRATVQLAVRVGGVVLGTWEGSAVGAGENQPNLADAHDLAIKTAESQALKRAATNLGDQFGLGLYNGGQLNPVVIRSLPHIATVEQPDLPADETVLSDPEDEAAQRAATETGNDAPAADRPPIEPHPQAQAIADGAARQAKTKADVKGTWWGQGAKARVLNSPITAPDTGQPDVLGGYLTRLAATLDQPKIPAQAGALPAPQAATTPPAGQRPAPEAVAALPPPGQHGDPDRTTALKELRDLADTIGLNSLERDFRDNTGTTLGQATADQIRGFTALLTGHTT encoded by the coding sequence ATGACCGACACCGTCGACCCCCAATCCCTCCTCACCAAAGAGCAGCTCGACTACCTGCTCCAGGGCATCCACCCCGGCCGCGTCAAGCGCGACGGCAAGGGCTTCTCCCACGTCGAGGCATGGGACATCCGCCGCACCCTCATCCGCGTCTTCGGATTCGGCGGCTACGACGTCCGGCTCACCGACCTGGAACTCGTCCACCAGCACGGCGAACAGCGCCGCAAGGAGTACGGCGACCCGTACACCGCCTGGACCGTCATCTACCGCGCCACCGTCCAACTCGCTGTCAGAGTCGGCGGCGTTGTCCTCGGCACGTGGGAAGGAAGCGCCGTCGGTGCCGGCGAGAACCAGCCCAACCTCGCCGACGCCCACGACCTCGCCATCAAGACCGCCGAATCGCAAGCCCTCAAACGGGCCGCGACCAACCTCGGCGACCAGTTCGGCCTCGGCCTCTACAACGGCGGCCAACTCAACCCCGTCGTCATCCGGTCCCTGCCCCACATCGCAACCGTCGAACAGCCCGACCTGCCGGCCGACGAAACCGTCCTGTCGGACCCGGAAGACGAGGCCGCCCAGCGCGCCGCCACCGAAACAGGCAACGACGCCCCCGCGGCAGACCGGCCCCCCATCGAACCCCACCCCCAGGCACAAGCCATCGCCGACGGCGCCGCCCGGCAAGCCAAGACCAAGGCCGACGTCAAAGGCACATGGTGGGGCCAGGGCGCGAAGGCGCGAGTCCTCAACTCGCCCATCACCGCCCCGGACACCGGGCAACCAGACGTCCTCGGCGGCTACCTGACACGCCTCGCCGCCACCCTCGACCAGCCGAAGATCCCCGCCCAGGCCGGCGCGCTCCCCGCCCCCCAGGCCGCCACCACGCCCCCGGCAGGACAGCGCCCCGCCCCCGAAGCCGTCGCCGCCCTCCCGCCCCCCGGCCAGCACGGCGACCCTGACCGAACCACCGCCCTCAAAGAACTCCGCGACCTCGCCGACACCATCGGCCTGAACAGCCTCGAACGGGACTTCCGCGACAACACCGGAACCACCCTCGGCCAAGCCACCGCCGACCAGATCCGCGGCTTCACCGCCCTCCTCACCGGCCACACCACCTGA